Proteins encoded by one window of Carassius carassius chromosome 30, fCarCar2.1, whole genome shotgun sequence:
- the LOC132110540 gene encoding 3-oxo-5-alpha-steroid 4-dehydrogenase 2-like, which produces MQCQELLVWGLSLVMILGGVMHFICLMKSHAAYGRYVDTSGSSMMVPARFAWFLQELPALLVPMLLMLTTDGNNGTGRHPMLWTFCLHYFQRCCIYSLLTKGRPYPLNIMLSGIVFCSINGFLQAHYLLHCATYHNMWFSDTCLVAGLSMFFIGMGINIHSDHILRSLRKPGEISYKIPRGGLFEYVSGANFFGEIVEWLGYAVATWSLPTFAFAFFTICFIGPRAYHHHRFYNEKFKAFPRSRKSLIPFIF; this is translated from the exons ATGCAGTGCCAGGAGCTCCTCGTGTGGGGCCTGAGCTTGGTGATGATCCTGGGTGGGGTGATGCACTTTATATGTCTCATGAAGTCTCATGCTGCCTACGGCCGTTACGTGGACACCTCGGGCAGCTCTATGATGGTGCCTGCGAGGTTTGCCTGGTTCCTCCAGGAGCTTCCTGCTCTGCTGGTTCCCATGCTTTTGATGCTGACCACAGATGGAAACAATGGCACCGGGAGACACCCGATGCTCTGGACCTTCTGCCTGCACTACTTCCAAAG GTGCTGCATCTACTCCCTGCTGACCAAAGGGCGGCCTTATCCGCTTAACATCATGCTGTCAGGGATTGTGTTTTGCTCTATTAATGGCTTCCTGCAGGCACACTATCTGCTGCACTGTGCTACATATCACAACATGTGGTTTTCTGATACCTGTCTAGTAGCCG GTCTGAGCATGTTTTTCATAGGAATGGGAATCAATATTCACAGTGACCACATTCTACGCAGCCTGAGAAAACCTGGAGAAATTTCCTATAAAATCCCAAGAG GTGGTTTGTTTGAATATGTGTCTGGAGCAAATTTCTTTGGAGAGATTGTAGAGTGGCTGGGCTACGCTGTTGCTACTTGGTCTTTACCCACATTTGCATTCGCTTTTTTTACAATTTGCTTCATAGGCCCAAGAGCCTATCACCATCACAG GTTCTATAATGAGAAGTTCAAAGCTTTCCCCAGATCAAGAAAATCTCTCATACCCTTCATCTTCTGA